The following proteins are encoded in a genomic region of Ornithodoros turicata isolate Travis chromosome 6, ASM3712646v1, whole genome shotgun sequence:
- the LOC135398857 gene encoding stromal membrane-associated protein 1-like isoform X1 produces the protein MSSKSDRERQKQIQDKCQAILGQLLREEDNKYCVDCDAKGPRWASWNLGMFLCIRCAGIHRNLGVHISKVKSVNLDTWTPEQVACLQHMGNSKGRAVYEANLPDNFRRPQTDSSLEAFIRSKYEQKKYIAKEWVQPPMPPPAFDIEEDRRKEKEKRKPKPKSAAADISAPAFPTVNQVSSAGQSTSIPRPSTSPSVPRAVSQHTADLLSLDLSSSAEPQAKGDDLFQDFLSASPAPCTAPAVTTPTSTQGTTVVENGVTPETNGRNTLTKESILSLYSTAPFPVQQPQAPLYGITGAAFATPQMAAMAARPQPQGFCMAPNGGLAQVQQQMGQLGLRGGHAWQSSNMGGMNMGHVNMGMPTMAATAPMGPRGAVPPSSAWPPTMQGHTLSTNLWQ, from the exons ATGTCAAGCAAGTCAGACAGAGAACGACAGAAACAGATACAGGACAAGTGCCAAGCCATTTTAGGCCAACTATTACGCGAGGAGGACAACAAATACTGCGTCGACTGTGACGCCAAAG GTCCACGATGGGCGTCGTGGAACCTGGGCATGTTCCTGTGTATTCGGTGCGCGGGCATTCACCGCAATTTGGGAGTGCACATCTCCAAGGTGAAGTCTGTGAATCTGGACACTTGGACACCAGAACAAGTGGCT TGCTTACAGCACATGGGAAACAGCAAAGGCCGAGCGGTTTATGAAGCGAACCTTCCGGACAACTTTAGAAGACCACAGACAGACTC ATCCTTGGAAGCATTCATTCGCTCAAAATATGAGCAGAAGAAGTACATCGCCAAGGAATGGGTACAACCACCCATGCCACCGCCTGCA TTCGACATAGAGGAAGACAGGCGGAAGGAGAAAGAGAAGCGGAAACCAAAGCCCAAGTCCGCCGCGGCAGACATTTCG GCACCTGCCTTTCCGACGGTTAACCAAGTGTCATCCGCTGGCCAGTCGACGAGTATCCCTCGACCATCCACGAGTCCCAGCGTCCCCAGGGCCGTCTCCCAGCACACTGCGGACTTGCTCAGTTTGG ACCTGTCGAGCAGTGCAGAGCCGCAGGCAAAAGGTGACGACCTCTTCCAAGACTTCCTGAGTGCCAGCCCAGCCCCATGCACTGCCCCTGCAGTGACCACTCCCACCTCGACTCAAGGCACCACCGTCGTGGAGAACGGGGTGACGCCAGAGACCAACGGACGAAACACACTCACTAAAGAATCGATCCTGTCACTGTACAGCACAGCTCCGTTCCCGGTGCAGCAGCCTCAGGCCCCACTCTACGGCATAACAG GAGCAGCATTCGCAACTCCGCAGATGGCTGCCATGGCAGCCAGGCCCCAACCTCAGGGTTTCTGCATGGCTCCCAATGGTGGCTTGGCGCAG GTCCAACAGCAGATGGGACAACTAGGGCTGCGAGGAGGCCATGCATGGCAGAGCAGTAACATGGGGGGCATGAACATGGGCCACGTGAACATGGGGATGCCCACGATGGCAGCCACAGCACCGATGGGTCCCAGGGGCGCCGTACCCCCCAGCTCGGCATGGCCTCCCACCATGCAGGGGCACACACTCTCCACTAACCTGTGGCAGTGA
- the LOC135398857 gene encoding stromal membrane-associated protein 1-like isoform X2: protein MSSKSDRERQKQIQDKCQAILGQLLREEDNKYCVDCDAKGPRWASWNLGMFLCIRCAGIHRNLGVHISKVKSVNLDTWTPEQVACLQHMGNSKGRAVYEANLPDNFRRPQTDSSLEAFIRSKYEQKKYIAKEWVQPPMPPPAFDIEEDRRKEKEKRKPKPKSAAADISAPAFPTVNQVSSAGQSTSIPRPSTSPSVPRAVSQHTADLLSLDLSSSAEPQAKGDDLFQDFLSASPAPCTAPAVTTPTSTQGTTVVENGVTPETNGRNTLTKESILSLYSTAPFPVQQPQAPLYGITAFATPQMAAMAARPQPQGFCMAPNGGLAQVQQQMGQLGLRGGHAWQSSNMGGMNMGHVNMGMPTMAATAPMGPRGAVPPSSAWPPTMQGHTLSTNLWQ, encoded by the exons ATGTCAAGCAAGTCAGACAGAGAACGACAGAAACAGATACAGGACAAGTGCCAAGCCATTTTAGGCCAACTATTACGCGAGGAGGACAACAAATACTGCGTCGACTGTGACGCCAAAG GTCCACGATGGGCGTCGTGGAACCTGGGCATGTTCCTGTGTATTCGGTGCGCGGGCATTCACCGCAATTTGGGAGTGCACATCTCCAAGGTGAAGTCTGTGAATCTGGACACTTGGACACCAGAACAAGTGGCT TGCTTACAGCACATGGGAAACAGCAAAGGCCGAGCGGTTTATGAAGCGAACCTTCCGGACAACTTTAGAAGACCACAGACAGACTC ATCCTTGGAAGCATTCATTCGCTCAAAATATGAGCAGAAGAAGTACATCGCCAAGGAATGGGTACAACCACCCATGCCACCGCCTGCA TTCGACATAGAGGAAGACAGGCGGAAGGAGAAAGAGAAGCGGAAACCAAAGCCCAAGTCCGCCGCGGCAGACATTTCG GCACCTGCCTTTCCGACGGTTAACCAAGTGTCATCCGCTGGCCAGTCGACGAGTATCCCTCGACCATCCACGAGTCCCAGCGTCCCCAGGGCCGTCTCCCAGCACACTGCGGACTTGCTCAGTTTGG ACCTGTCGAGCAGTGCAGAGCCGCAGGCAAAAGGTGACGACCTCTTCCAAGACTTCCTGAGTGCCAGCCCAGCCCCATGCACTGCCCCTGCAGTGACCACTCCCACCTCGACTCAAGGCACCACCGTCGTGGAGAACGGGGTGACGCCAGAGACCAACGGACGAAACACACTCACTAAAGAATCGATCCTGTCACTGTACAGCACAGCTCCGTTCCCGGTGCAGCAGCCTCAGGCCCCACTCTACGGCATAACAG CATTCGCAACTCCGCAGATGGCTGCCATGGCAGCCAGGCCCCAACCTCAGGGTTTCTGCATGGCTCCCAATGGTGGCTTGGCGCAG GTCCAACAGCAGATGGGACAACTAGGGCTGCGAGGAGGCCATGCATGGCAGAGCAGTAACATGGGGGGCATGAACATGGGCCACGTGAACATGGGGATGCCCACGATGGCAGCCACAGCACCGATGGGTCCCAGGGGCGCCGTACCCCCCAGCTCGGCATGGCCTCCCACCATGCAGGGGCACACACTCTCCACTAACCTGTGGCAGTGA